In a single window of the Methylococcus sp. Mc7 genome:
- a CDS encoding DsrE family protein, whose amino-acid sequence MKTLIISGSRGTDDPTMATLPFTAAKAAHEQGHDVVLWLWNEAVTLARRGTADHVVGVNLMPLKDLLAAVQAAGIPIWVCGACAVARQIGEADLIGGATIKGMPDYIATVLERDRSIAF is encoded by the coding sequence ATGAAGACTTTGATCATATCCGGCAGCCGGGGAACCGACGATCCGACGATGGCGACCCTTCCGTTCACCGCCGCCAAGGCGGCTCACGAACAAGGCCATGACGTGGTCCTTTGGCTGTGGAACGAGGCCGTCACGCTGGCCCGCAGAGGAACCGCCGATCACGTCGTCGGCGTCAACCTGATGCCTCTCAAGGACTTGTTGGCCGCCGTTCAAGCGGCGGGAATCCCGATCTGGGTCTGCGGCGCCTGCGCGGTGGCACGCCAGATAGGCGAAGCCGATTTGATCGGCGGGGCGACGATCAAGGGCATGCCCGACTACATCGCGACCGTGCTGGAACGCGACCGGAGCATCGCGTTCTGA
- a CDS encoding carboxymuconolactone decarboxylase family protein, whose translation MERSIGTGVPAGEGWSAEASRTKSASQYGETIMNKDRLPKNYVLLQKEYPGFIAAVERLGAALKEQGPIEDKTAHLIQLAAAVAIHSEGSVHSHVRRALAAGASREEINHAIILLTSTLGFPTVSAALSWAQDVFGEGKD comes from the coding sequence GTGGAGCGTAGTATTGGCACCGGCGTGCCGGCCGGCGAAGGATGGAGCGCCGAAGCGTCCCGAACAAAGTCCGCAAGCCAATACGGAGAGACCATTATGAACAAAGACAGGCTTCCGAAAAATTATGTGCTGCTGCAAAAGGAATACCCGGGTTTCATTGCGGCCGTGGAGCGGCTGGGGGCGGCCTTGAAGGAGCAAGGACCCATCGAAGACAAGACGGCACATCTCATCCAACTTGCGGCGGCCGTCGCGATACATTCGGAGGGCTCGGTTCACAGTCACGTGAGGAGAGCGTTGGCAGCGGGCGCCTCGCGCGAGGAAATCAACCATGCCATCATCTTGCTGACCAGTACGCTGGGATTTCCGACCGTCAGCGCCGCGCTGAGCTGGGCTCAGGATGTCTTTGGCGAGGGCAAGGACTGA
- the gcvT gene encoding glycine cleavage system aminomethyltransferase GcvT, whose protein sequence is MGKRTALHEEHLALGARMTEFSGWELPLHYGSQIAEHHAVRRAAGMFDVSHLGVVDVDGLQAAPFLRRILANDVARLAEPGRMLYACMLNQDGGIIDDLVAGFVDDRRFRLILNAGRREKDLSWLRRQATAFSANVTPRDDLATIALQGPDSPRIADAVIATGSSGLKPFTATQRGDRFVARTGYTGEDGFEIILTHAEARSLWRQLLTAGVQPCGLGARDTLRLEAGMRLYGQDMDETVTPLACGLGWTVAWEPAERDFIGRAALERERIGGSPSKFVGLILEEAGILRSGQKVIFENVGEGVVTSGGFSPTLRRSIGLARVPAATGRECRVEIRGSLKRAKVVKPRFVHRGKSLIDI, encoded by the coding sequence ATGGGCAAACGCACCGCACTCCACGAAGAACACCTGGCGCTGGGAGCCCGGATGACGGAGTTCTCGGGCTGGGAATTGCCGCTCCATTACGGCTCGCAGATCGCCGAACACCACGCCGTGCGCCGGGCCGCCGGCATGTTCGACGTCTCCCATCTGGGTGTGGTCGACGTCGATGGACTTCAGGCCGCCCCGTTCCTGCGCCGAATCCTCGCCAACGACGTCGCCAGGCTCGCCGAGCCGGGACGGATGCTCTACGCCTGCATGCTCAACCAGGACGGCGGCATCATCGACGACCTCGTCGCGGGCTTCGTCGACGATCGGCGCTTCCGCCTCATCCTCAATGCCGGAAGACGGGAAAAAGACCTGAGCTGGCTCCGTCGCCAGGCCACCGCCTTTTCGGCGAACGTCACTCCCCGTGACGATTTGGCCACGATAGCCCTCCAAGGCCCGGACTCCCCCCGCATCGCCGACGCCGTGATCGCCACCGGAAGCTCCGGACTGAAACCCTTCACCGCCACGCAGCGAGGCGACCGCTTCGTCGCCCGTACCGGTTATACCGGCGAGGACGGCTTCGAAATCATCCTAACCCACGCCGAAGCACGCTCGCTGTGGCGCCAGCTCCTGACGGCCGGCGTCCAGCCCTGCGGACTCGGCGCCCGCGACACCCTCCGGCTGGAAGCCGGCATGCGCCTCTACGGGCAGGACATGGACGAGACCGTCACGCCCCTCGCCTGCGGCCTCGGCTGGACGGTCGCCTGGGAACCCGCCGAGCGCGATTTCATCGGCCGCGCCGCCCTGGAACGGGAGCGGATCGGGGGTTCGCCTTCGAAATTCGTCGGCTTGATCCTGGAGGAAGCGGGAATCCTTCGCAGCGGGCAGAAAGTGATTTTCGAGAATGTCGGCGAGGGCGTCGTGACCAGCGGCGGCTTCTCCCCCACCCTGCGGCGCTCGATCGGCCTGGCCCGGGTACCCGCGGCGACCGGGCGCGAGTGCCGGGTGGAAATCCGCGGCAGCCTCAAGCGCGCAAAGGTGGTGAAACCGCGCTTCGTCCACCGCGGCAAATCGCTGATCGATATCTGA
- the gcvPA gene encoding aminomethyl-transferring glycine dehydrogenase subunit GcvPA: MPFIPHTDAEVRDMLAAIGAGSVDELFDEIPPDLCCGELKDLPEALSEMEVCRLMEARAAENRSTLCFAGAGAYEHYIPAAVWEIALRGEFYSAYTPYQAEASQGSLQVFYEYQSMMAGLMAMDVSNASLYDGASALGEAILMALRTNPESRSRKILLPRSLNPVYKRVAHTLTRNQQVELVDLDYDRGLGRIAENALAAFEGEEFAAVVIPQPNYFGVLEEVDILADWAHRHGARSVAVVNPTAMALLKPPGEWGEHGADLACGEGQPLGIPLSAGGPYFGFLCSRQAFVHQLPGRLVGRTVDVDGREGFTLALQPREQHIRRGKATSNICTNQGLMVTAATLYMALMGPTGLRNVAAACHANTSALLERLTRIDGVEPVFPAPFFHEAAIRLPRPADRVLASLAGRGILGGHVLSADYPELGDALLICATETRSPEDMDRYAAALAEVLKC, translated from the coding sequence ATGCCATTCATCCCCCATACCGACGCGGAAGTCCGCGACATGCTCGCGGCCATCGGCGCCGGATCGGTCGACGAGCTGTTCGACGAAATCCCGCCGGACCTGTGCTGCGGCGAGCTGAAGGACCTGCCCGAAGCGCTGTCGGAAATGGAGGTCTGCCGGCTGATGGAGGCGCGCGCGGCCGAGAACCGCAGCACCCTCTGCTTCGCGGGCGCCGGTGCCTACGAGCACTATATTCCGGCGGCGGTGTGGGAGATCGCCCTGCGGGGCGAGTTTTACAGCGCCTACACGCCTTACCAGGCCGAAGCGAGCCAGGGCAGCCTGCAGGTCTTCTACGAATACCAGTCCATGATGGCCGGCCTGATGGCCATGGACGTCTCCAATGCCTCGCTCTACGACGGTGCCTCCGCCCTGGGCGAGGCGATCCTGATGGCACTGCGCACGAATCCGGAATCCCGTTCACGCAAGATACTGCTGCCGCGAAGCCTCAACCCGGTCTACAAGCGGGTCGCCCACACCTTGACCCGCAACCAGCAGGTCGAACTGGTCGATCTGGACTACGACCGGGGCCTGGGACGGATCGCCGAAAACGCGCTGGCGGCCTTCGAGGGGGAAGAGTTCGCCGCCGTGGTCATTCCGCAGCCCAACTACTTCGGCGTGCTCGAAGAGGTGGACATCCTCGCCGACTGGGCCCATCGCCACGGCGCCCGCAGCGTCGCCGTGGTCAACCCGACCGCCATGGCCCTGCTGAAACCGCCGGGGGAATGGGGCGAGCACGGCGCCGACCTTGCCTGCGGCGAAGGCCAGCCCCTGGGGATTCCGCTTTCCGCCGGGGGCCCTTACTTCGGGTTCCTCTGCAGCCGCCAGGCCTTCGTCCACCAGCTCCCCGGACGCCTGGTCGGGCGCACCGTCGACGTGGACGGCCGCGAGGGCTTCACCCTCGCGCTGCAACCCCGCGAGCAGCACATCCGCCGCGGCAAGGCGACCTCCAACATCTGCACCAACCAGGGATTGATGGTGACGGCGGCAACCCTCTATATGGCATTGATGGGCCCCACGGGGCTGCGCAACGTCGCCGCCGCCTGCCACGCCAACACCTCGGCGCTGCTCGAGCGGCTGACCCGCATCGACGGCGTCGAGCCGGTCTTCCCGGCCCCGTTCTTCCACGAAGCCGCGATCCGTCTGCCTCGGCCAGCGGACCGTGTGCTGGCCAGCCTGGCCGGGCGAGGGATACTCGGCGGCCATGTTCTTTCGGCCGATTATCCCGAACTCGGCGACGCCCTCCTGATTTGCGCCACCGAAACCCGTAGTCCGGAGGATATGGACCGCTATGCAGCCGCGCTGGCGGAGGTACTCAAATGCTGA
- the gcvPB gene encoding aminomethyl-transferring glycine dehydrogenase subunit GcvPB, translated as MLIFDRSREGRACASLFPPIPAEVPRLPGHLLRQTPPPLPEVTELDVVRHYSRLSQKNFSIDTHFYPLGSCTMKYNPKAANLLARQPGFASVHPLGVERFGQGTLSCLYELQEYLKTLTGMAAISLSPAAGAQGEFCGVAMIRAYHDARNDHERNEILVPDAAHGTNPASAAMCGYLVREIPTNPDGDVDLDALKRALGPKTAGIMLTNPSTLGVFERRIPEIAALVHEAGGLLYYDGANLNAILGKALPGDMGFDVIHLNLHKTFSTPHGGGGPGAGPVGVNARLQPFLPLPMVARNGNGYRWLAEGDCPQSIGRLSAFAGNVGVLLRAYVYIRLLGYPGLRRVAEYATLNANYLQKKLAEAGFDTAFPARRAAHEFILSVQRQKKAHQVTALDFAKRLLDYGFHAPTVYFPLLIPECLMIEPTETENKETLDAFVDAMAAILKEAAEDPDKLKQAPRHTPIRRLDEVRAARHPDLAWKPASPDALQR; from the coding sequence ATGCTGATTTTCGACCGCTCCCGCGAAGGCCGCGCCTGCGCCAGCCTGTTTCCGCCAATCCCCGCCGAAGTCCCCCGCCTGCCCGGCCACCTGCTGCGCCAGACGCCGCCGCCGTTGCCGGAAGTGACCGAGCTCGACGTCGTGAGGCACTACAGCCGTTTGTCGCAAAAGAATTTCTCCATCGACACCCACTTCTACCCCTTGGGTTCCTGCACCATGAAATACAACCCCAAGGCGGCGAACCTGCTGGCGCGGCAGCCGGGCTTCGCCTCGGTCCATCCCCTCGGGGTCGAGCGCTTCGGCCAGGGTACCCTGAGCTGCCTTTACGAGTTGCAGGAATATCTGAAAACGCTCACCGGCATGGCGGCCATCAGCCTGAGTCCCGCCGCCGGCGCCCAGGGCGAATTCTGCGGCGTCGCCATGATCCGCGCCTACCATGACGCCCGCAACGACCACGAGCGCAACGAAATCCTGGTCCCCGATGCGGCCCACGGCACCAATCCCGCCTCGGCCGCCATGTGCGGCTACCTGGTCCGGGAAATCCCCACCAACCCGGACGGCGACGTCGATCTGGATGCGCTGAAGCGGGCGCTGGGACCGAAGACCGCCGGCATCATGCTCACCAACCCCTCGACCCTGGGCGTGTTCGAACGCCGCATCCCCGAGATCGCCGCGCTGGTCCACGAGGCGGGCGGCCTGCTCTATTACGACGGCGCCAACCTCAACGCCATCCTCGGAAAGGCCCTCCCCGGCGACATGGGTTTCGACGTCATCCACCTGAACCTGCACAAGACCTTCTCGACCCCGCACGGCGGCGGCGGCCCCGGTGCCGGGCCGGTCGGCGTCAACGCCAGGCTGCAGCCCTTCCTGCCGCTGCCCATGGTGGCGAGAAACGGGAACGGCTACCGCTGGCTCGCCGAAGGCGACTGCCCCCAAAGCATCGGCCGCCTCTCCGCCTTCGCCGGCAACGTCGGCGTGCTGCTGCGGGCTTATGTCTACATCCGCCTGCTTGGGTATCCAGGCCTGCGGCGAGTGGCCGAATACGCCACCCTCAACGCCAACTATTTGCAGAAGAAACTGGCGGAGGCCGGATTCGACACCGCTTTTCCGGCCCGCCGCGCCGCCCACGAATTCATCCTCAGCGTGCAGCGGCAGAAGAAGGCGCATCAGGTCACCGCCCTGGATTTCGCCAAGCGGCTGCTCGACTACGGCTTCCATGCGCCGACCGTCTATTTTCCGCTGCTGATTCCCGAGTGCCTGATGATCGAACCCACGGAAACCGAGAACAAGGAGACCCTGGACGCATTCGTCGACGCCATGGCCGCGATTTTGAAGGAAGCCGCGGAGGACCCGGACAAGCTCAAACAGGCGCCCCGCCACACCCCCATCCGCCGGCTGGATGAAGTGCGCGCCGCCCGCCATCCGGATCTGGCCTGGAAACCGGCGTCGCCGGATGCGCTTCAGCGCTGA
- a CDS encoding YcnI family protein, producing the protein MSNTNKFLSLSLLSAGIALSAGQAHGHAGFQAFPDGSSVKYIEGKTVYPTAIIPHDCSEGEKHFPVVEVVVMPPQGHTLNRIAKPVSGQPVQVIENAMMWDWGTALPSMTAGFGKVETRNGPIHPSGEGVRAMVWKKGNLPGTQYAGFPFRAKAGWQTKLFPADACVNQAVYYMPTVQYCSKNKVEAWLLEGTPSFPVSTLGDANGASPSVTVVRDTASNPLPDGCTSPETWYFYPSSSDIDQFMYR; encoded by the coding sequence ATGTCCAATACGAACAAATTTCTGTCATTGTCCCTGCTGAGCGCGGGAATCGCACTGAGCGCCGGCCAGGCCCACGGCCACGCCGGTTTCCAGGCTTTCCCGGACGGTTCGTCGGTGAAGTACATCGAAGGCAAGACCGTCTATCCGACGGCGATCATTCCTCACGACTGCAGCGAAGGCGAAAAGCACTTCCCGGTCGTCGAGGTTGTTGTGATGCCGCCGCAGGGGCACACCCTGAACCGCATCGCCAAGCCGGTTTCGGGTCAGCCCGTCCAGGTCATCGAGAACGCCATGATGTGGGACTGGGGTACCGCGCTTCCCTCGATGACCGCCGGGTTCGGCAAGGTCGAAACCCGTAACGGCCCCATTCATCCGAGCGGGGAAGGTGTGCGGGCGATGGTATGGAAGAAAGGCAACCTTCCCGGCACCCAGTACGCCGGCTTCCCGTTCCGTGCCAAGGCCGGCTGGCAGACGAAGCTCTTCCCCGCCGACGCCTGTGTCAACCAGGCGGTGTATTACATGCCTACAGTCCAGTACTGCAGCAAGAACAAGGTGGAAGCCTGGCTGCTGGAGGGGACCCCGAGCTTCCCCGTCTCTACCTTGGGCGATGCCAACGGCGCCTCCCCCTCCGTGACCGTGGTGCGCGATACGGCCAGCAACCCGTTGCCGGACGGCTGCACGTCGCCGGAAACCTGGTACTTCTACCCGTCTTCCAGCGACATCGATCAGTTCATGTATCGCTGA